In Apium graveolens cultivar Ventura chromosome 10, ASM990537v1, whole genome shotgun sequence, the following are encoded in one genomic region:
- the LOC141689778 gene encoding cytochrome P450 CYP72A219-like, protein MELDIYYYKMIIGSLCAGVVVLTAWRILEWVWFKPKKLEKILRSQGFKGNSYSLLYGDIKQLAAAKKQARFKPINLSDDFLPRAAPTIFTAISQHGKKSFLWLGPKPLVYITDPDLIKEVLNKINNFQKPRGGNPLTKLIANGLLSAEGDKWAQHRKIMNPAFRSEKLKDMLPAMYLSSSEIMSKWAEMLSTEGKCELDVWPYLETLTSDVISRTAFGSSYAEGRKIFQLQKEQSELVMQAAQTLYLPGMRYLPTKRIRRMKEIDNETRSALKTIINKRLKAMQAGECIYDDLLGILLDSNSSEIKENRNMRHGMSVDDVIEECKLFYFAGQETTSNLLVWTMILLSQHSYWQERAREEVLQAFGSNKPDLNGLNHLKVVNMILLEILRLYPPGVVLTRAIFEDIKLGEISLPAGVLLHLPVILLHHDKEIWGDDAKEFNPGRFSDGVFKATKGKPVYFPFSSGPRICIGQNFAMLEAKMAISMILQRFSFVLSPSYTHAPYAVLTLQPQYGANLILKAL, encoded by the exons ATGGAGTTAGACATTTATTATTACAAGATGATTATAGGAAGCTTGTGTGCGGGAGTTGTGGTGTTGACAGCGTGGAGAATATTGGAATGGGTTTGGTTTAAACCCAAGAAACTGGAGAAGATTCTGAGATCTCAAGGTTTCAAAGGTAACTCTTACAGCCTTTTGTATGGAGACATCAAACAACTTGCTGCTGCTAAGAAACAAGCCAGATTCAAACCCATCAATCTTTCTGATGATTTTCTACCTCGTGCTGCTCCCACCATTTTTACTGCTATTAGTCAACACG GGAAGAAGTCATTTTTGTGGTTGGGACCAAAACCATTAGTCTATATCACAGACCCTGACCTTATAAAAGAGGTCTTGAATAAGATTAATAATTTCCAGAAGCCCAGGGGAGGCAACCCTTTGACAAAGTTAATCGCAAATGGACTTCTAAGTGCTGAGGGTGATAAATGGGCCCAACACCGGAAAATTATGAATCCTGCTTTCCGTTCTGAAAAGTTAAAG GATATGCTGCCAGCCATGTATCTGAGTTCTAGTGAAATCATGAGCAAATGGGCGGAGATGCTTTCTACAGAGGGGAAATGTGAGTTGGATGTATGGCCATATTTAGAAACCCTAACTAGTGATGTCATATCACGCACAGCTTTTGGAAGTAGCTATGCCGAAGGTAGAAAGATATTTCAACTACAGAAAGAACAATCAGAGCTAGTGATGCAAGCTGCACAAACATTATACCTCCCAGGAATGAG ATATTTGCCAACCAAAAGAATTAGAAGGATGAAGGAGATAGACAATGAAACGAGATCTGCACTAAAGACTATCATTAACAAGCGTTTGAAGGCAATGCAAGCAGGGGAGTGTATTTATGATGACTTGTTAGGTATATTATTGGATTCAAACTCCTCAGAAATTAAAGAAAACAGAAATATGAGACATGGAATGAGTGTTGATGATGTTATCGAAGAGTGTAAGCTATTCTATTTTGCTGGACAAGAGACAACGTCAAATCTTCTTGTTTGGACTATGATTTTATTGAGTCAGCATTCATATTGGCAAGAGCGTGCTAGAGAAGAAGTTCTGCAGGCCTTTGGAAGCAATAAACCGGATCTCAATGGGTTAAATCACCTTAAAGTT GTCAATATGATTTTGCTCGAAATTCTAAGATTATATCCACCTGGAGTTGTACTCACTAGAGCTATTTTTGAAGATATTAAATTAGGGGAAATTTCCCTTCCGGCTGGAGTGTTACTGCATCTACCTGTCATCCTACTGCACCATGACAAAGAGATTTGGGGTGATGATGCAAAGGAATTTAACCCTGGGAGATTCTCTGACGGCGTGTTCAAAGCAACAAAAGGAAAACCGGTATATTTTCCATTCAGCTCAGGACCCCGGATATGCATTGGACAAAATTTTGCAATGCTAGAAGCAAAAATGGCAATATCTATGATTTTACAACGCTTTTCTTTTGTGCTCTCGCCATCCTATACACATGCTCCTTACGCAGTATTAACCCTTCAACCCCAGTATGGTGCAAACTTGATTCTTAAAGCTCTGTAG